The Blattabacterium cuenoti genome includes a region encoding these proteins:
- the rpsA gene encoding 30S ribosomal protein S1, with protein MSNQTEEIKKESSHTNEKLNDQPIEKSFDWTKYETHLNNDIQEERKKFEEIYTKTLPKVQELEIYQGIVTHVSDKDIIVDIGFKAEGAIPVSEFRENLNIQIGSKIEVMVVKIDYKGQCILSYQKAKMLRNWQRINEAYEKSEVILGYVAARTKGGLIVEIFDIECFLPGSHINVKPVRDYDIYVGKTMEVKVVKINKKTKNVVVSHKVLIERDIEEQRKEMISKLDKGQVLEGKIKNILPYGAFVDLGGVDALLHITDMSWPHINHPTEIVQLEQELKFVVLGVDKEKNRVQLGLKQLQPHPWNSLDENLKVGSKVKGKVSVLADYGAFIEIIPGVEALLHISEMSWSTDLSSTQDFVQIGDELEAVILTIDRQERKMSLSIKQLIPDPWMNIQERYPVGSKHTGVVKKFTNFGVFLELEKGITGIVYSNDLSWIKKIKYPSEFCSINDKLEVMVLALDTQARRLNLGHKQLTENPWNKYEKIYTLGSIHNGIISNLFDKGASVKFTESQEIEAFVPLRFLEKKDGTTLKKGERTNFKIIEFNKETKKIVISHTSVYRDKDQKKEQRGRNRKFEKSTLGDIEGLAKLKEQIEKEKNK; from the coding sequence ATGTCTAATCAAACCGAAGAAATAAAAAAAGAATCATCTCATACAAATGAAAAACTGAACGATCAGCCTATAGAAAAAAGTTTCGATTGGACAAAATATGAAACTCATTTAAATAATGATATACAAGAAGAAAGAAAAAAATTTGAAGAAATATACACAAAAACTTTGCCAAAAGTTCAAGAACTAGAAATATATCAAGGAATTGTAACACATGTTTCTGATAAAGATATTATTGTAGATATTGGATTTAAAGCAGAAGGTGCTATTCCTGTAAGTGAATTTAGAGAAAATTTGAATATTCAGATTGGCAGTAAGATAGAAGTGATGGTTGTAAAAATTGATTATAAAGGACAATGTATTCTATCATATCAAAAAGCAAAAATGTTAAGAAATTGGCAACGTATTAATGAAGCATATGAAAAATCTGAAGTCATATTAGGTTATGTAGCAGCTAGAACAAAAGGGGGGTTGATTGTAGAAATATTTGATATAGAATGTTTTTTGCCTGGATCACATATAAATGTAAAACCTGTTCGAGATTATGATATTTATGTAGGAAAAACTATGGAGGTCAAAGTAGTTAAAATAAATAAAAAAACAAAAAATGTTGTTGTTTCTCATAAAGTATTGATAGAAAGAGATATTGAAGAACAGAGAAAAGAAATGATATCCAAGTTAGATAAAGGACAAGTATTAGAAGGAAAAATAAAAAATATTCTTCCTTATGGTGCTTTTGTAGATTTAGGAGGAGTAGATGCTTTGCTTCATATTACCGATATGAGTTGGCCTCATATTAACCATCCTACAGAAATAGTTCAGTTAGAGCAAGAACTAAAATTTGTTGTATTAGGTGTTGATAAAGAAAAAAATCGCGTACAATTAGGATTAAAACAATTGCAACCTCATCCTTGGAATTCTTTAGACGAAAATTTAAAAGTAGGAAGTAAAGTAAAAGGAAAAGTGAGTGTTTTAGCTGATTATGGGGCATTTATTGAAATTATTCCAGGAGTAGAAGCATTGTTGCATATTAGTGAGATGTCTTGGTCTACAGATTTATCTTCTACTCAAGATTTTGTACAAATAGGAGATGAGTTGGAAGCAGTTATATTAACTATAGATCGTCAAGAAAGAAAAATGTCTTTGAGCATTAAACAATTAATTCCAGATCCTTGGATGAATATACAGGAGAGATATCCTGTAGGATCAAAACATACTGGTGTTGTAAAAAAATTTACAAATTTTGGAGTTTTTTTGGAATTAGAAAAAGGAATTACTGGAATTGTTTATAGTAATGATCTGTCATGGATTAAAAAAATAAAATATCCATCTGAATTTTGCAGTATAAATGATAAATTAGAGGTGATGGTCCTTGCTTTAGATACTCAGGCAAGAAGATTAAATTTAGGACATAAACAATTAACCGAAAATCCATGGAACAAATATGAAAAAATTTATACCTTGGGTAGTATTCACAATGGAATAATATCAAATTTATTTGATAAGGGTGCTTCTGTGAAATTTACAGAATCTCAAGAGATAGAAGCTTTTGTTCCTTTACGTTTTTTAGAGAAAAAAGATGGCACTACTCTGAAAAAAGGGGAAAGAACTAATTTCAAGATAATTGAATTTAATAAAGAAACTAAAAAAATCGTGATTTCTCATACATCTGTATATCGTGATAAAGACCAAAAGAAAGAACAACGTGGAAGAAACAGAAAATTTGAGAAATCCACACTCGGGGATATAGAAGGGTTAGCTAAATTAAAAGAACAAATTGAGAAAGAAAAAAATAAATAG
- a CDS encoding ribonucleoside-diphosphate reductase subunit alpha yields the protein METHPVAEKEGWKVGKDFPVWANNELYLTTIKGGYLLNRETPFEAYKRLAKNAAKILKKPEIEEKFFNIFWKGWLIPSTPVMVNLGTEKGLPISCFSGRIGDSMYEIYKKNLEMAILSKHGGGTSYDFSLVRPVGSYIKNGTLGTSDGIIPFIKSYDSTIVASKQGRTRRGAVAIYLNIEHKEYPEFLKIREPKGDINRQCHNVHQGVIISNSFMEKVLKRNGKERFLWIETLKERVQTGEPYLFFKENANKNLPENWKKHGLKIHHSNLCSEIMLPTDESHTLVCCLSSLNLYKYVEWKNTNTVFYAILFLDAVMQEFIDKGKHIRGIEDAVRFAEKSRALGLGTLGWHSYLQSNMIPFISVQSKMLTHSIFRNIQKESQKATKYLAQEYGEPEWNVGTGKRNLTLMAMAPNRSSAKLAGGLSQGVEPLAANIYVDDDSKGMHIRKNPYLEKILIKNGYNLPEVWEQIANEKGSCLGLTALNEKQKNVFRCFKEIDQLELIKQASIRQKYIDQGQSINLSFHQNTPAKYINNVHIEAWKIGLKSLYYYRSESILRADTKNRDLYLESLL from the coding sequence ATGGAAACACACCCTGTTGCAGAAAAAGAAGGATGGAAAGTTGGAAAAGATTTTCCCGTTTGGGCTAATAATGAATTATATTTAACTACGATTAAGGGAGGATACTTGTTGAATAGAGAAACTCCTTTTGAAGCATATAAAAGATTAGCAAAAAATGCAGCAAAAATTTTAAAAAAACCAGAAATAGAGGAAAAATTTTTTAATATTTTTTGGAAAGGATGGCTTATTCCTTCTACTCCTGTTATGGTAAATCTTGGAACAGAAAAAGGTTTACCTATCAGTTGTTTTTCTGGAAGAATTGGGGATAGTATGTATGAAATCTATAAGAAAAATTTAGAAATGGCTATACTTAGTAAACATGGTGGAGGGACATCTTATGATTTTAGTTTAGTTAGACCTGTAGGTAGTTATATAAAAAATGGGACATTAGGAACTTCTGATGGAATTATTCCTTTTATTAAATCATATGATAGTACAATAGTAGCTAGTAAGCAAGGGAGAACAAGGAGAGGAGCTGTGGCTATTTATTTAAATATAGAACATAAAGAATATCCAGAATTCTTAAAAATTAGAGAACCGAAAGGAGACATTAATCGTCAATGTCATAATGTTCATCAAGGTGTAATAATTTCCAATTCTTTTATGGAAAAAGTATTAAAAAGAAATGGAAAAGAACGATTTTTATGGATTGAAACACTTAAAGAACGTGTTCAAACTGGAGAACCATATCTTTTTTTTAAAGAAAATGCTAACAAAAATCTTCCAGAAAATTGGAAAAAACACGGTTTAAAAATACATCATAGCAACCTTTGTTCAGAAATTATGTTGCCAACAGATGAAAGTCATACTCTTGTATGTTGTCTCTCTTCTTTAAATTTATATAAATATGTAGAATGGAAAAATACAAATACTGTTTTTTATGCGATTCTATTTCTTGATGCAGTCATGCAAGAATTTATTGATAAAGGAAAACATATACGGGGAATAGAAGATGCTGTTCGTTTTGCTGAAAAAAGTCGAGCTTTAGGTTTAGGAACTTTAGGTTGGCATTCATATCTACAATCTAATATGATTCCTTTTATATCTGTTCAATCTAAAATGTTAACACATAGTATATTTAGAAATATACAAAAAGAATCTCAGAAAGCTACTAAATATTTAGCTCAAGAATATGGAGAACCTGAATGGAATGTCGGAACAGGAAAGAGAAATTTAACTTTAATGGCAATGGCTCCTAATAGGAGTTCTGCTAAACTGGCTGGGGGTCTTTCTCAAGGAGTAGAACCTTTAGCTGCGAATATATATGTTGATGATGATTCGAAAGGAATGCATATTCGTAAAAATCCTTATTTAGAAAAAATACTCATAAAAAATGGATATAATCTTCCAGAAGTTTGGGAACAAATAGCTAATGAAAAAGGTTCTTGTCTTGGATTAACTGCTCTTAATGAAAAACAAAAAAATGTTTTTAGATGTTTCAAAGAAATTGACCAATTAGAACTAATTAAGCAAGCGAGTATACGACAAAAATATATTGATCAAGGACAAAGTATAAATCTTTCTTTTCATCAAAATACTCCAGCAAAGTATATAAACAATGTACATATTGAAGCTTGGAAAATAGGTTTAAAAAGTCTTTATTATTATAGAAGTGAAAGTATTCTTCGGGCAGACACAAAAAATCGAGATTTATATCTCGAAAGTTTATTATAG
- the queA gene encoding tRNA preQ1(34) S-adenosylmethionine ribosyltransferase-isomerase QueA — MRTSDFNFASSLNLLAKFPTQERDESKLMIIHRENQKIEHKFFKNLHEYFEEGDTLILNNTKVFPARLFGNKEKTEAKIEVFLLRELDPKDRTWDVLVDPARKVRVGNKLNFGSGLTGEIIDNTTSRGRILQLNFNGNHKELIKKIKELGKTPLPKYINRQPEKNDEKRYQTVYAKEEGSVAAPTAGLHFSKHLLKKLEIKGIHLVEITLHLGLGSFLPVEVEDISKHKMDSEKCIINDNTCKIINLAKQKKKRICAIGTSSMRAIESSVSSKKNLNPFYGWTNKFIFPPYNFNIANSMITNFHMPKSTLLMMTVAFAGFDLIMKAYQIAMEKKYRFYSYGDAMLIL, encoded by the coding sequence ATGAGAACTTCAGATTTCAATTTTGCATCATCTCTTAATCTTCTCGCTAAATTTCCCACACAAGAAAGAGATGAGTCTAAATTAATGATTATTCATAGAGAGAATCAAAAAATAGAACATAAGTTTTTCAAAAATTTACATGAATATTTTGAAGAAGGAGATACTCTCATTTTGAATAACACAAAAGTATTCCCGGCAAGATTATTTGGAAATAAAGAAAAAACAGAAGCAAAAATAGAAGTTTTTTTGCTTAGAGAATTAGATCCAAAAGATAGAACGTGGGACGTATTGGTTGATCCAGCAAGAAAAGTAAGAGTGGGAAATAAATTAAATTTTGGGTCTGGATTAACAGGAGAGATCATAGATAACACTACTTCTAGAGGTCGAATTTTACAACTCAATTTTAATGGAAATCACAAAGAACTTATAAAAAAAATAAAAGAATTAGGAAAAACTCCTTTACCTAAATATATTAATCGACAACCTGAAAAAAATGATGAAAAACGTTATCAAACTGTATATGCAAAAGAGGAAGGATCTGTGGCTGCACCTACAGCAGGATTACATTTTTCAAAACATTTATTAAAAAAATTAGAAATAAAAGGAATTCATTTAGTAGAAATAACTTTACATTTAGGATTAGGAAGTTTTTTACCAGTAGAAGTTGAAGATATATCAAAACATAAAATGGATTCCGAAAAATGTATTATAAACGATAATACATGCAAAATTATAAATCTTGCTAAGCAAAAAAAAAAACGAATTTGCGCAATCGGAACCTCTTCTATGAGAGCTATTGAAAGTTCTGTTTCTTCTAAAAAAAATTTAAATCCGTTTTATGGATGGACTAATAAATTTATTTTTCCTCCTTATAATTTTAACATAGCTAATTCCATGATTACAAATTTTCATATGCCAAAATCAACTTTACTTATGATGACAGTTGCTTTTGCAGGTTTTGATTTAATAATGAAAGCATATCAAATAGCAATGGAAAAAAAATATAGATTTTATTCTTATGGAGATGCCATGTTAATATTATGA